The sequence CCCCGCCTTCCTGCTGGCGATTGATGGCAGCCACCGCCAACCGCGGCGGGTCCGCGCTTTCGTCGAGCCAGCGCCCCCTGACCTGCACGATCTGGTCGCGCCAGAGGGGAGGGATGCCGCCGGCCTCATCCCCGGCAGCAGTGGGAACCAGAGCGACCTGGCGGCCATCGGGCAGCGCCAGGCTGAACTCGATCTTGGTCTGGCCAGCGCGGGCATCTCCCCAAACGACGTGCAGCCGGCCGGAAAGCGTCGGCGCGTCCTCTGGCGGCGCCGCCCGGCTGAGACCGGCAATGAGGAGGACGGCCGCTAGCGCCAGGGACGCCCAGATGGCGATTGGACGCGGCCGGCGTGCTCGCAATGGTTGCAGCCTGATCTCGTTCATTCTACGCCATCTCCGCCCACAGAAACCCCAACGCCGCCAGAATCACGCGCTCGCGGATGCCGCCCGCCCGCACCTGCTCCCGCACCCAGGCCATCTCCTTCCACTCGCAGCGCACCCACTCGGCCTCGTCGCGGTGCTCGCGGCCGTCGGGACGGGCGTCTGTGGCCACGAAGATGTGCACCACCAGGTCTTCGAAGGCGGGGTTGTCCCAAAACTGGCCTAGCAGGCGCCAGGAAGCGGCCACATGCCCGGTCTCCTCGGCCAGCTCGCGCTGGGCAGCCTCCAGCGGCGTTTCGTTCGGGTCGATCAACCCGCCCGGCAACTGCCAGATAACGGCATCGACCGGGTAGCGATATTCCTGCTGCATCAGCACCCGGCCCTGTCCATCGCAGGCCAGCACCGCGGCGCCGTGCTGCGGCCGGCGGAGCACCGTGTAGTCGTAGCTGCGGCCGTTGGGTAGCTCCACCTGGTCGATGTCCACCCGCAGCCAGCGGTTCTGAAAGGCGGTGTGGCTGCGCAGGCGGCGCCAGGGTTGGATGGTCGGCATGATCGGGTCGCTCGCACGAGATTGTAGCATAAGCGGGATGACTGCAACCAGACGAACCCATCAGCGATCGCGGCCCCGGCCGAGGTCGCCCGCCCTTCACCGCGCTTTGTCCACCTGACCGGCGCTGGCTATAATGCCGCTACCCCAGCTTCCCTCCTTTGTCGAACGATTCCCAGGAGATGGTCATGGCAGAGTCAACGGGCCGCATCATCGTGACGGCGCCCACGGGTGAAGAACGCTCCTACACACTTTCTGGCGACCGGGTGGCGATCGGGCGCGATGCCGGCAACGACATCGTCGTACAGGAGGCGCGCGTCTCCCGCCACCACGCCACGTTGACCTGGGACGCAAGCGCCTGGGCGCTTGCCGACCTGGGTTCGGCCAATGGCACACTCGTCAACGGCAGCCGCGTCGAACGGGCGGTTCTGAAGCCGGGCGACCTGATGCGGGTGGGCGATACGGTGCTGCGCTATGAGACAACCCCCGGCCTGGCGGCGCCGGCGCCGGTGCGCATCGACACAGCCGCCGAGCTCGAGGCCACCCTGGCCGGCGCGACGCTTTCAGCCACCGTCAGCCATCTCGTGGCGGCGCCGCAGCTGGCGGTTTTTGCCAGCGGCAAGACGTGGACGGCGGCGATGGTGGGCGAGGCGCTGAGCATCGGCCGCCTGGCCGACAACGATGTGGTGCTCGACCTGCCGCGGGTCTCCCGCCACCATGCCCGCATCGAGCGCCAGGGCGATGCCTTCGTCCTGCGCGACCTGGGCAGCACCAACGGCACCTTTGTGGCCGGCAAGCGGGTGGAGGAACGAAGACTGCAGCCTGGCGAAACGATCCGGATCGGCGACGCTCAGCTCGTCCTCAAGCTGCCGGCGTCGAGCAGCGACCTGACCATCGTCGATGAACCCTCCCGCTCGCCTCGGCGCCGTCCTCCCGTCGTCATCGTCCCCGGCCTGATGGGGTCGCAGATGTGGCTGGGGGAGGAGCGCGTCTGGCCGAGCGTCAGGCGCATCTTCACCGACCCGGAGTTGTTCATGCTGCCCGATGGCCCACCGCTAGAGCCGCGCGGGATTGTGGACGAAGTGGTGGTGGTGCCCAATCTGCTGGAACAGGAGCAATACAGCCGGCTCACCACCTTCTTGGAGGAGAGTCTTGGCTATCGGCGCGACCTCGATCTGCTCGAGTTCGCCTATGATTGGCGGCAGGACATCCGCCAATCGGCGCGGCGGCTGGCCGAGGCCATCGCCGCCTGGGATGTGCAACCGCCCGTCATCCTCCTCGCCCATAGCCTGGGTTGCCTGGTCAGCCGCTACTATGTCGAGCGACTGGGAGGCAAAGAGATGGTCGGGCGGCTGCTGCTGATGGGCGCGCCCCATTACGGCGCCCCCAATATGGTGGCTCAACTGTTCAGGGGCCTCGAACTGCTGCCCTTCGGTCTCATGGGCGAACGCCTGCGCGATGTCGTCTCGACCTTTCCCGTTTGTTATCAGATTCTACCTGTTTATGCCTGTGTATTCGACTTGGCTGGACAGCCCCTCGACCTCCTGCACGATGA comes from Caldilineales bacterium and encodes:
- a CDS encoding NUDIX hydrolase, translating into MLQSRASDPIMPTIQPWRRLRSHTAFQNRWLRVDIDQVELPNGRSYDYTVLRRPQHGAAVLACDGQGRVLMQQEYRYPVDAVIWQLPGGLIDPNETPLEAAQRELAEETGHVAASWRLLGQFWDNPAFEDLVVHIFVATDARPDGREHRDEAEWVRCEWKEMAWVREQVRAGGIRERVILAALGFLWAEMA
- a CDS encoding FHA domain-containing protein, with amino-acid sequence MAESTGRIIVTAPTGEERSYTLSGDRVAIGRDAGNDIVVQEARVSRHHATLTWDASAWALADLGSANGTLVNGSRVERAVLKPGDLMRVGDTVLRYETTPGLAAPAPVRIDTAAELEATLAGATLSATVSHLVAAPQLAVFASGKTWTAAMVGEALSIGRLADNDVVLDLPRVSRHHARIERQGDAFVLRDLGSTNGTFVAGKRVEERRLQPGETIRIGDAQLVLKLPASSSDLTIVDEPSRSPRRRPPVVIVPGLMGSQMWLGEERVWPSVRRIFTDPELFMLPDGPPLEPRGIVDEVVVVPNLLEQEQYSRLTTFLEESLGYRRDLDLLEFAYDWRQDIRQSARRLAEAIAAWDVQPPVILLAHSLGCLVSRYYVERLGGKEMVGRLLLMGAPHYGAPNMVAQLFRGLELLPFGLMGERLRDVVSTFPVCYQILPVYACVFDLAGQPLDLLHDESWAPERRRPLLRLASEFRQELGDGSSVPTVSIFGYGLETLTGLRVERDATGAFVSVEDVIEKGGDVTVPEASSVLAGSEIHPVEQAHGSLYVDQDVKMRLKLELTR